In a single window of the Acyrthosiphon pisum isolate AL4f chromosome X, pea_aphid_22Mar2018_4r6ur, whole genome shotgun sequence genome:
- the LOC100158757 gene encoding actin-like protein 6B, with protein sequence MDTYIPVAFDAGSRSIRFGFCYDRTPSSDIPAVLGDMLDGKESVVHTNRIGENSTYKVDTNTLCVPREGMELINIMDKGLIQDWDAFENLMEYAYSSCLFTDPKLHPIIFTESPMNTDKNRERLMELLFEKFNVPAMMLCKNSAAAAFSCGLQTGIVVDSGATHTTAVPVYEGNVITGAIVSSPMGGDFILNKCEQYLSENNIDVIPHYLIAKKQPVNAKEIPIWSRKNTVPNVTNSWHNYMCKSVVEDFKHTVLEVADRDAILSNLPTCHYEFPNGYNQEFGSERFKIPEFLFNPNESGDLTSLSEIVHLCAEMCSNSIIDELYANIIVTGGNSLIKGFPRRLHLEIAANYKNISRVKLTAPIDSSIRRFGAWIGGALLATTAKLNHLWFSSNDYHENGANEISLYLTH encoded by the exons atgGATACATATATTCCGGTGGCCTTCGACGCTGGATCTCGTTCAATACGTTTTGGGTTCTGCTATGACAGAACGCCAAGCTCAGATATACCAGCCGTACTTGGTGACATGTTGGATGGCAAGGAGTCGGTCGTACATACGAATCGTATCGGGGAGAATTCAACGTATAAAGTGGATACCAACACTTTGTGCGTCCCGCGTGAAG GGATGGAACTTATAAACATTATGGACAAAGGCTTAATCCAAGATTGGGATGCATTTGAAAACCTTATGGAATATGCCTACTCATCATGCTTGTTTACCGATCCTAAACTTCATCCCATTATATTTACTGAATCGCCAATGAATACTGACAAAAATAGAGAAAGACTAATGGAGTTgttgtttgaaaaattcaatgtGCCAGCAATGATGCTTTGTAAGAACTCTGCAGCAGCCGCTTTTTCTTGTGGCTTACAAACAGGTATTGTTGTTGATAGTGGTGCTACACATACAACTGCGGTCCCAGTATATGAAGGAAATGTAATAACTGGTGCTATTGTCAGTTCTCCTATGGGAGGAGATTTCATTCTCAATAAATGTGAACAGTATTTGTCT gaaaataatattgacgTGATTCCACATTATCTTATTGCCAAAAAACAACCGGTAAATGCAAAAGAAATACCAATATGGTCAAGAAAAAATACAGTCCCTAATGTAACGAATTCTTGGCATAACTACATGTGCAAATCAGTTGTTGAAGACTTTAAGCATACCGTGTTAGAAGTAGCTGACCGTGATGCTATATTATCAAATCTTCCAACTTGTCATTATGAGTTTCCCAATGGCTACAATCAA gaaTTTGGCAGTGAAAGGTTCAAAATACCGGAATTCTTATTCAATCCTAATGAAAGTGGTGACTTAACATCCCTGAGTGAAATTGTCCACCTTTGTGCAGAAATGTGTAGTAATTCAATAATAGACGAATTATATgccaatattatagttactggtggaaattctttaataaaa gGTTTTCCTCGGAGATTGCATTTAGAAATTGCTgctaattacaaaaatatttccaGAGTGAAATTGACTGCACCTATTGATTCATCTATTAGGCGATTTGGTGCATGGATTGGTGGTGCATTATTGGCCACTACTGCTAAACTTAATCATTTGTGGTTCAGCAGCAATGATTATCATGAAAATGGGGCTAATGAAATCAGTTTGTACCTGACTCATTAG